The Drosophila biarmipes strain raj3 chromosome 2L, RU_DBia_V1.1, whole genome shotgun sequence genome has a window encoding:
- the LOC108032559 gene encoding uncharacterized protein LOC108032559, with protein MKTSYLIFGIYVLMDLASSAERSIRILFDEFKIKYKVTDIFEKVECHLAQLNNRSYINAEVILKREINDMTIRATMDFWKPNSQLNMKVYDVRLNGCDLLRSINTNKLFSFYVKTIKKHANVILACPFKANFSYKMVDWFLDEKDLPLFVPVGTFRTFTEFYTQKRLGLRLVGRGKVLTK; from the exons ATGAAAACGTCGTATTTGATATTTGGAATTTATGTCCTAATGGACTTGGCTAGTAGCGCTGAACGCAGCATTCGAATTCTCTTTGACGAATTTAAGATTAAGTACAAAGTGACAGATATTTTTGAGAAGGTGGAATGTCATTTGGCTCAATTAAACAACCGAAGCTACATCAACGCAGAGGTGATTCTCAAAAGGGAAATTAACGATATGACCATTCGAGCCACCATGGATTTTTGGAAACCAAACTCTCAATTAAATATGAAAGTGTATGATGTTCGTCTGAATGGATGTGACTTACTTCGAAGTATTAACACAAATAAACTGTTCAGTTTTTATGTAAAGACCATCAAAAAGCACGCTAATGTTATTTTGGCATGTCCATTTAAAGCG AACTTCAGCTACAAGATGGTGGATTGGTTTTTGGATGAAAAAGATCTACCACTATTTGTGCCAGTCGGTACTTTTCGAACCTTTACTGAATTTTACACCCAAAAACGACTCGGCCTACGTCTTGTAGGACGTGGAAAAGTTTTGACCAAATAA
- the LOC108032330 gene encoding uncharacterized protein LOC108032330 yields the protein MKTSYLICGIYVLMDLASSAERSFRIYFDEFAIKYKVADIFEKVECHLSQLNNRSYINAEMILKREVNDMTIRATMDFWKPNSQINMKVYDVRLDGCDLLRSINKNKLLNLYVKTFKKHASVTLSCPFKANYSYKMVDWFMEENDLPPYMPVGKFRTLTEYFTRQRLAIRVVAHGNVSANQ from the exons ATGAAAACGTCGTATTTGATATGTGGAATATACGTCCTAATGGACTTGGCTAGTAGCGCTGAGCGCAGCTTTCGGATTTACTTTGACGAATTTGCAATCAAGTACAAGGTGGCAGATATTTTTGAGAAGGTGGAATGTCATTTGTCTCAATTGAACAATCGGAGCTACATCAACGCAGAGATGATACTTAAAAGGGAAGTGAACGATATGACCATTCGAGCCACCATGGATTTTTGGAAACCAAACTctcaaataaatatgaaagtGTATGATGTTCGACTGGATGGATGTGACCTACTTCGAagcataaacaaaaataaacttttaaactTGTATGTGAAGACCTTCAAAAAGCACGCTAGTGTTACTTTGTCATGTCCATTTAAAGCG AACTACAGCTACAAGATGGTGGATTGGTTTATGGAGGAAAATGATCTTCCACCCTATATGCCGGTTGGCAAATTTCGAACACTCACTGAATATTTCACGCGACAGCGATTGGCAATACGTGTTGTGGCACACGGCAATGTTTCGGCCAACCAATAA
- the LOC108032331 gene encoding uncharacterized protein LOC108032331 yields MKASYLICGLYVLMSVVCGENRGIRVYFDDFVVKYKAPDIFVKMDSNLTQSNNRSYINLEVILKKDVNDINVRLSMEFWKPNAKAKMKLYDVRVDGCQLLRSIHQNKLFNVFVKSFKKHANVILMCPLKANYSYKMVNWFLDENDLPAFVPVGKFRTLTEYYTQQRLGIRIVASGDVLAKH; encoded by the exons ATGAAAGCATCGTATTTGATATGTGGCTTATACGTCCTGATGAGCGTAGTATGTGGCGAAAATCGCGGAATACGAGTTTACTTCGATGACTTCGTAGTCAAGTATAAGGCGCCAgacatttttgtaaagatgGATTCCAATTTAACGCAATCAAATAATCGGAGCTACATTAACTTGGAGGTGATACTTAAGAAAGATGTTAATGATATAAACGTTCGACTTTCGATGGAGTTTTGGAAACCAAATGCCAAGGCCAAAATGAAATTGTACGACGTTCGTGTGGATGGTTGTCAATTGCTTCGAAGTATTCACCAAAATAAACTGTTTAATGTATTTGTGAAGAGCTTTAAAAAGCATGCCAATGTTATTTTGATGTGTCCTCTTAAGGCG AACTACAGCTACAAGATGGTGAATTGGTTTTTGGATGAAAATGATCTGCCGGCCTTTGTGCCGGTCGGCAAATTTCGAACACTCACTGAATATTACACCCAACAGCGTTTGGGAATACGTATTGTGGCAAGCGGCGATGTTTTGGCCAAACACTGA